TCTGAGTGCTAGCTGCATGGAAACGAAGGCGAAACTGGCCGCCTGATGAACGATGGTGTTACTGCTGGCCACCTTGAGCAGCACTTTGTGCAGACTCAAAAATATATGCCTGTCGAAGGTATCGCCAATGAACCTGGCACAGTTTCCCACTGCATCCAAAATCAAGCAGGTGTGCAGCACATTGAACTGGGCGTCTGCAATGGTTACCCGACTGGCGACCACCTCTGCCTGTTCGTCGTCGGAATCGCAGTCCTGGGTGCGCACCTCCACGGCCGATGAATAGAGGCCAGGGGTGCGTTCCTCAAACCAATGGGTTGgctgaaatataaaatatagtacacattagagccctgcgtgaatcattcaatttttgttttataatagtaggtatgccatgaaatttctgatttgtttaatttaattctatgtgaaataaattaatgggtttcttattaatttcgaattgaatggatgaatgaacaatttttaagaattttttgaatttgccacattcttttgtgctttcttttgagaacaaatagtggacaatttttaacaaatcaatgtcaactgcttagaaaataaaattcatgcagatttaatcacaaaattatggccccttgttcttcaaaagaaattgtcatttgatttatttcggaattcatgccattcattcgttcaattctattaaactcaaaattctaattaattcattcatataaaacaaaaaattcaaaataatttatttaatttaatggatgaatgaataatttttaagaattttttgaatttgccacatttttttgtgctttcttttgagaacaaataGTGGACAATTTGtcacaaatcaatgttaactgcttagaaaataaaattcatgcagatttaatcacaaaattatggccctttgttcttcaaaagaaattgtcatttgatttatttcggaattcatgccattcattcgtttaattctattaaactcaaaattctaattaattcattcatttaaaacaaaaaaatcgaaataattcattgaatccattcacgCAATGTGTACTACACATTGATAATTTGGATAACCCACACTCACCTTGTTGACCTTGAGACGCCACGCTGAGTCCGGCTGCAGGGCCAGGTTCCAATGCTCATCCCGAAGGATTTGGTCCAAGAAAAGATTAGCCAGCACCAAACGACTTTCGCGAGCCTTCTTCTCCTGCGGCGTGATCATCAAAGTGAGGAGTAGCACGCACTCGTTCATCGAAGACGACCTCTGCTGAATAAGCTCTTGACAGTAATCGAAGATAAGGCGATTCAGGGAAGGTTGGGCACCCAACATGGCTCCAATATCGTATAGAATGTCGACGGTGCGCTTGGAGGCGAGATACTTGAACTGGCGCCAAGGCAGCTTGGCTAGTTCGGCGGCCAGGCCCTTGGAATTGCCTTCGCGAATTCGACGGAGGGAGTACTCCTCATTTAGGAGATCCCTGGTTGGCCGTTGATCAAGAGCTGTTAGCAGACAGCTCACGAACATCTCCAGGTTTTTGggaaccagcagcagcagctgcaacttATCGGCATTGACGTTGCGCAGGAATCCCTTGAAGAAGAGCAGCTCTGCGAACTGTTCGTTGTCCTCGCCGCGATGCAGGATGCGTGGCCATTTGTTGAGATGCGCATCCAACAGCATTTCGGCATTCTCGTCGAAAATGCCACGGCTGGTGGGCTGTTGCTGCAACAGAATCAGGGTTTCCCTGCACTCCACGGCTATCTTCTCGTTCTCGTCCTCCGACATGGCCAAAACGCTCTCCAGCACGTGCAGGAAGTTGCCCCTCAGATTGTGGGCACAATGCTTGAGCAGCAGACAGCACATGTCGCAGTAGCTTTCCCTAATCCTCAGCGCGCTGTTTGCCCTCAGAATACTGGTCTCCACAAAAATTGGCCGCAGACGTCGAGATGTGGCCGCCACCCACTGAACCGAACGAAGCTCCGCCTGCATTTGATGCAGTCGCTCCTCATTTTGTTCGGTAGAAGTCTTTTTGCTGCCGAAAAATGTGTAGTCGCTATTCTCGGCCATATTATCTGTGGAGGTCTTGAAGAGTTTTCGAAATGCCTCCACATCGTAGCGCATTTTCATAAACTCCTCTGTGGTTTCCTCGAACATGATGTTGATTATGCGACCCAGTGCTTGAATGGCCATCTAAATAAAGGATTATAATACATTGCCTCACAAGAATTCAAGAGAAACTCACCGATTTGATGGCCTCGCCCACCTTGTCGTCTTTCATGGATGTTTTGAACAGCACAATGAGGACCTTGGGAAGGAAAATGAATATGGTGTTGGCCACCTGACTGCGCAGCACCACATCCGCGTGGTCGGAATCGTCATGGACGTAGAAAACCAGCATCAAGCACTGAAGGGCTGTCTGGACGAGTTTGCGATACCTTTCCTGCTCGATGATCTCCAGGAGCATCAGCAGTATCTGGCCAACGACCATCGCCGTCTCCTTGACGTAGAAAGACTCCAGCACATCGCTGGTCGAGCGACGCAGTGCCTCGAATATGCACTTGATGGCAGCCAGTTTGATTTCCTCGGAGAGATTGGGTCGCATGATGGCTGCCTTGGAGTCGCGTACCTGttgcagcaccaccaccaggaTGGAGCGCAAACCCTTTTCGTCCGCCAGGTAAGTTTGGGATACAATGCTGCTGAGGCAGTTCATCAAACTGGTGCGCAGCTCCTGGTTTTCCCTGGGAAAAGGATAGCTTTCTCAGGGGGGCGCATCCCATGTGGAGTGTCGGAGTCACTTACCCCGTCAGTTCGTCCAGTTTGAGCACCAGTGGCACCACCGTTTGCACCTGGTAAATGCGCATTTCTCCAAAGTTGAATCCCTCGATTTCGCGCTCCACCTGGGCCAGCGTGTCCTTGCTGGGCTCCTTGATGAATCCCTCCACCGCAGGCTTGATCTTCGTCACATACCGCTCCAGATGCATCATCTTGGCAGCCGGTATTCAATTTCCCAAAAGAAACAAAACGCCGGCAAAATCTGCAGAGGAATTTTGAACCAACAGCTGTTTTGACAGTCACGCTGAAACGCGCGCGAATTTCCACCTCACACCCCACTACACATATATCGCTATCGAAAACTATCGGTATTTTTGAAATGCGCGCCACACTTACTACTAACTGACATAAATCAAAAGATAGTGGGTTGCGcgttgaaattaaaatgtattatcaTTATGAGATccaatacaatacaaattaattaaactagCTGTAGAACTCGTGTTGAGCCTCGTCCTTGCGCACGCTGGTCTTGTATCCCTTCTCGAAATCCTTGGCGTTGACCACGTAGCGATTCTCGCGCACCGCGTGCATTCCTGCCTCCTGGcaaatcgcattgatgtcAGCATTGGAGATCTTGTCCGGGCGCGCGATTATGTCCTCCAGGTCAACGTCCTCTCCCACATTCATTTTCGAGGTGATTGTGGTGAAAACCAGGCGCTTCTGACGACGATCCGGCAAAGGGAACTCTATCTTGCGATCCAAACGCCCGGGACGCAAGAGAGCTGGATCCAAGG
This portion of the Drosophila takahashii strain IR98-3 E-12201 chromosome 3R, DtakHiC1v2, whole genome shotgun sequence genome encodes:
- the Tti1 gene encoding TELO2-interacting protein 1 homolog → MMHLERYVTKIKPAVEGFIKEPSKDTLAQVEREIEGFNFGEMRIYQVQTVVPLVLKLDELTGENQELRTSLMNCLSSIVSQTYLADEKGLRSILVVVLQQVRDSKAAIMRPNLSEEIKLAAIKCIFEALRRSTSDVLESFYVKETAMVVGQILLMLLEIIEQERYRKLVQTALQCLMLVFYVHDDSDHADVVLRSQVANTIFIFLPKVLIVLFKTSMKDDKVGEAIKSMAIQALGRIINIMFEETTEEFMKMRYDVEAFRKLFKTSTDNMAENSDYTFFGSKKTSTEQNEERLHQMQAELRSVQWVAATSRRLRPIFVETSILRANSALRIRESYCDMCCLLLKHCAHNLRGNFLHVLESVLAMSEDENEKIAVECRETLILLQQQPTSRGIFDENAEMLLDAHLNKWPRILHRGEDNEQFAELLFFKGFLRNVNADKLQLLLLVPKNLEMFVSCLLTALDQRPTRDLLNEEYSLRRIREGNSKGLAAELAKLPWRQFKYLASKRTVDILYDIGAMLGAQPSLNRLIFDYCQELIQQRSSSMNECVLLLTLMITPQEKKARESRLVLANLFLDQILRDEHWNLALQPDSAWRLKVNKPTHWFEERTPGLYSSAVEVRTQDCDSDDEQAEVVASRVTIADAQFNVLHTCLILDAVGNCARFIGDTFDRHIFLSLHKVLLKVASSNTIVHQAASFAFVSMQLALRYAEPSHFIECSTDYITFHLNALLKRSPDSTAAVDILTVVLQYSTRGNVPHLDSLFQTIREECSKSHQSTNVHSYLRVFKAFLSHVSDWQVDAAAEINAELPMQVDEEQSVLSTWMSVLKKPQLLEDLNGDADMAEEPAKDKDPEDAEDTEPEPTKPVLPRHVEMVKDILGQVVKFISTANQAQQIAALECFSSGLPLLADYENELLPLVHLVWQPLVEKFRQKDALVLNRCFTLLHLLGVHAKDFILKRSLTDVIPQLKQFLKAASLHSSVETPLAQTQEYKLQLKLLKSLADFVLGLQIEGKHLHDLMTTMVLYLSQTQPQELQIPAREFFLQLASYNGPFVYVTLLQRAHLKDYQANVSHIFGVMGFSIASGLDLD